One genomic region from Brachyhypopomus gauderio isolate BG-103 unplaced genomic scaffold, BGAUD_0.2 sc79, whole genome shotgun sequence encodes:
- the LOC143492562 gene encoding intestinal mucin-like protein encodes MVETCTDGSVLGQPVCAHPNLPVPTCQNGFAPVKVNDSDCCFHYECKSKCMGWGDSHLTFDGQYYAFQGNCTYVLVQEIIRKYNFSVHIKNSYCDISHSLACPESLIIYYESYKINLTQTRNPTVNKVFVNDVEMIPTISNKDFTITTSGIEITVDIPAIQAQINFRGTYFEIKLPFSLFYNNTEGLCGVYDNNKNNDCRLPNGQVQSCETAAASWEVMGNIPCHPPPPPSPTTPPTTTTKPCENTTQSDICNIIYSKGFEKCREVFPADYVYKACQFDTCHMGEEAGCYSLEAYARMCAEHSVCVDWRNSTNGLCPHSCPDHKVYKPCGPKVEKTCNSMYNEKFVTCESEFCNDNFREGCYCSEGTVLFNTETNQCTNVCGCVDCNGQPRQPGDKWNMNCEECICSMETFSTVCSPISCPPLESCEKPGYEIQTKNCCQTCEVKSVCVVSGIEYQPGDSVPGGLCETCYCGSKKDSVTNLHSVECSPVTCNTTCTQGYSYNAVPGKCCGECVPQHCVYTGPNNTIQTIEVGQSWHSSNEKCVTYNCTKVNNMFVLVKVLPVCPEFDEEQCIPGTETTTADGCCSTCVQQKCRTLTNNTYLESNNCISVGPVAIASCSGACVTGSIYSMAANGYMHTCSCCQELRTSQKQVQMHCPGKDNMTYTYTFVEECGCSVTECKDEQ; translated from the exons ATGGTAGAAACATGCACAGATGGTTCAGTTCTAGGTCAGCCTGTGTGTGCTCATCCAAATCTCCCTGTACCAACCTGTCAGAATGGGTTTGCTCCAGTTAAAGTCAATGATTCAGACTGTTGCTTCCATTATGAATGTAAAA GTAAATGCATGGGATGGGGAGATTCACATTTGACGTTTGATGGGCAGTATTATGCTTTCCAAGGAAACTGCACATACGTCTTGGTCCAGGAAATCATTAGGAAATACAATTTCAGTGTCCACATTAAGAATTCTTATTGTGACATTTCCCACAGTTTGGCCTGCCCTGAGAGTTTGATTATATACTATGAATCATATAAAATAAATCTGACACAGACAAGAAACCCAactgtcaataaa GTATTTGTCAATGATGTAGAGATGATTCCAACTATCTCTAATAAAGACTTCACCATCACCACTTCTGGAATTGAGATAACTGTAGATATTCCTGCTATACAAGCTCAGATTAATTTCAGAGGAACATACTTTGAGATCAAACTGCCATTTTCCCTATTCTACAACAACACTGAAGGACTGTGTG GTGTTTATGACAACAACAAGAACAACGACTGCAGACTACCTAATGGACAAGTCCAATCATGTGAGACCGCTGCAGCTTCTTGGGAAGTGATGGGCAATATCCCTTgccatcctcctcctccaccatctcCCACAACCCCACCAACAACCACAACAAAACCCTGTGAAAATACAACCCAATCAGACATCTGCAACATCATCTATAGCAA GGGGTTTGAAAAGTGCCGTGAAGTATTTCCTGCAGACTATGTATATAAGGCATGTCAATTTGACACATGTCACATGGGGGAGGAAGCAGGCTGCTACAGCTTAGAGGCCTATGCTCGAATGTGTGCTGAACATTCTGTATGTGTGGACTGGAGAAACTCAACTAATGGACTATGTC CACACAGCTGCCCTGATCATAAAGTCTACAAGCCATGTGGACCAAAGGTTGAGAAAACCTGCAATTCAAT GTACAATGAAAAGTTTGTGACATGTGAGTCTGAGTTTTGTAATGATAACTTCAGAGAAGGATGCTACTGCTCTGAAGGCACAGTCCTCTTTAACACTGAAACAAACCAATGCACAAATGTCTGTG GTTGTGTAGATTGTAATGGACAGCCCAGACAG CCTGGAGATAAATGGAACATGAACTGTGAGGAATGCATATGCTCAATGGAGACcttcagtacagtctgttcccCTATTAGTTGTCCACCCTTAGAGTCCTGTGAGAAACCCGGCTATGAGATCCAGACAAAGAACTGCTGTCAGACCTGTG AAGTCAAGTCTGTTTGTGTGGTGAGTGGCATAGAATACCAG CCTGGAGATTCAGTTCCAGGAGGCCTCTGTGAGACTTGCTACTGTGGTTCCAAAAAGGACTCCGTTACAAACCTACATAGTGTAGAATGTTCTCCTGtgacctgcaacacaacctgtaCTCAG GGCTATTCATATAATGCTGTCCCAGGAAAATGTTGTGGAGAATGTGTACCACAGCACTGTGTTTACACAGGACCAAACAACACTATACAAACAATTGAG GTTGGACAGAGCTGGCACTCTTCCAATGAAAAGTGTGTGACCTATAACTGTACAAAAGTTAATAACATGTTTGTGTTGGTAAAAGTCCTCCCTGTTTGTCCTGAGTTTGATGAAGAACAGTGCATTCCT GGTACCGAAACGACCACAGCAGATGGGTGCTGCAGTACTT GTGTGCAGCAAAAGTGCCGTACTCTGACGAACAACACCTATTTAGAGTCCAACAACTGTATCTCTGTTGGCCCTGTGGCAATAGCCTCCTGCTCTGGTGCCTGTGTCACCGGCTCCAT ATACTCAATGGCGGCAAACGGCTACATGCACACTTGCTCATGCTGTCAGGAGCTGCGCACCAGCCAGAAGCAGGTGCAGATGCACTGTCCTGGAAAAGACAATATGACATACACTTATACTTTTGTTGAAGAGTGTGGCTGCAGTGTCACAGAGTGCAAAGATGAGCAGTGA